In Eriocheir sinensis breed Jianghai 21 unplaced genomic scaffold, ASM2467909v1 Scaffold7, whole genome shotgun sequence, the following are encoded in one genomic region:
- the LOC126993938 gene encoding omega-amidase NIT2-like, giving the protein MASTLRIALVQMAVAEEKTKNVERAVQLIEEAAGNGAQLVVLPECFNGPCSLSENTNYVEPVPGESTAPLGEAAKKFGVFVVGGSVREREGDKIYNTCTVWGPQGNMLAKHRKMHLFDVNIPGELVLQESRFFTPGNTLTTFELPHCKIGLGICYDMRFPEMARLYAKLGCKVVLYPGACSMVTGPAHWQLLQRSRAIDNQASNGPFGV; this is encoded by the exons ATGGCATCCA CCTTACGCATTGCTCTGGTCCAAATGGCTGTGGCCGAGGAGAAGACCAAGAACGTGGAGCGGGCCGTGCAGCTCATCGAGGAGGCTGCCGGCAACGGTGCCCAGCTGGTGGTGCTGCCGGAGTGCTTCAACGGACCCTGCAGCCTCA GTGAGAATACCAATTACGTGGAGCCCGTCCCCGGCGAGAGCACAGCCCCCCTCGGTGAGGCGGCGAAGAAGTTTGGCGTGTTTGTGGTGGGCGGCTCGgtgcgggagagggagggagacaagatcTACAACACCTGCACAGTCTGGGGGCCACAGGGCAACATGTTAGCAAAGCACAGAAAG ATGCACCTTTTTGACGTCAATATCCCTGGTGAACTAGTCTTGCAAGAGTCCAGGTTCTTCACTCCTGGCAACACCTTGACCACCTTTGAGCTCCCCCACTGTAAGATTGGACTCGGCATCTGTTACGACATGAGGTTTCCAGAAATGGCCCGACTTTATGCAAAGTTAG GGTGCAAAGTGGTGCTGTACCCCGGAGCCTGCAGCATGGTCACCGGCCCGGCCCACTGGCAGCTGCTGCAACGAAGCCGTGCCATCGACAACCAGGCGAGTAACGGTCCTTTTGGTGTTTAA